A window of Candidatus Bathyarchaeota archaeon contains these coding sequences:
- the acsC gene encoding acetyl-CoA decarbonylase/synthase complex subunit gamma, translating into MTEREVKKVSIKEISPLDVYKLLPRTNCKICGEENCMAFATKVVNRELVLEKCTPLIDEDKYKKNYQILWEMLKPPVKAVKIGEGEKVVTIGGEFVMYRHEFTYYNPTAIAIDIPDDLNNEDISTRANQIQDFIYQYIGRDLKLDLVAIRSVSNKPEKFATAVKEVVKAVKLPIVLCSLNPKVMKAGLEACKGKRPLIFAATRENWHEMADLALTYDCPLVASAPNDLKVIKSLTKTLIGYGIEDLVLDPGTFSDKGLDITINNLTMLRRLSCKIGDELLGFPLIGTPIIAWTNDKESPDSKMWDESYLASMLVTRYTDILVLHSLEGWALLPLIILRDNLYTDPRKPISVKAGLRTFGKPNENSPVLMTSNFALTYFTVASDIEKIDCYLIVIDTEGNSVESAVAGRKLTSDKVGEAIKSTGIETKVKHKKLIIPGRAARISGEIEEASGWDVIVGSLDSSGIPAFLHEKWQEKKVAQK; encoded by the coding sequence ATGACAGAAAGAGAAGTCAAGAAGGTTAGTATCAAGGAGATTAGTCCATTAGATGTATACAAACTTTTACCCAGAACTAATTGTAAAATATGTGGTGAAGAAAATTGTATGGCCTTCGCTACAAAAGTAGTAAATCGTGAGCTCGTTTTAGAAAAATGTACTCCATTAATAGATGAGGATAAGTACAAGAAGAATTATCAGATCCTTTGGGAGATGCTCAAACCACCGGTCAAAGCAGTCAAAATAGGCGAGGGTGAGAAGGTTGTTACTATTGGTGGAGAATTCGTGATGTACCGCCACGAATTTACTTACTACAATCCAACAGCAATAGCTATTGATATCCCAGATGATCTTAATAATGAAGATATCTCTACAAGAGCTAACCAAATTCAAGATTTTATATACCAATATATTGGTCGCGATCTAAAACTCGATTTAGTAGCGATAAGATCGGTTTCAAACAAACCTGAAAAATTTGCTACAGCTGTAAAAGAAGTTGTAAAAGCCGTAAAACTTCCCATAGTGCTATGTTCTCTCAATCCAAAAGTTATGAAAGCAGGTCTTGAAGCTTGTAAGGGAAAGAGACCTCTTATTTTTGCAGCTACAAGAGAGAACTGGCATGAGATGGCTGATTTAGCTCTAACATATGATTGTCCTTTAGTTGCATCTGCCCCTAATGATCTTAAAGTTATCAAGTCACTCACAAAAACTTTAATTGGATATGGAATTGAGGACCTAGTACTCGATCCTGGAACTTTTTCTGATAAGGGACTTGATATTACTATCAACAATTTAACAATGCTTCGTCGTTTATCTTGTAAGATAGGGGATGAATTGTTAGGTTTTCCATTGATTGGAACTCCAATTATTGCATGGACAAATGATAAAGAATCGCCTGATAGCAAAATGTGGGATGAGTCTTATCTTGCTTCAATGCTTGTAACAAGATATACTGATATCTTAGTTTTGCATAGTCTTGAAGGGTGGGCATTATTACCATTAATTATCTTAAGAGATAATTTGTATACAGATCCTAGAAAACCTATATCAGTAAAAGCTGGATTAAGAACCTTTGGAAAACCAAATGAGAACTCACCAGTGCTTATGACTTCAAACTTTGCGCTTACATATTTTACAGTTGCTTCAGACATAGAGAAGATTGATTGTTATCTGATCGTTATTGATACTGAAGGCAATTCTGTTGAAAGTGCTGTTGCGGGGAGGAAACTTACATCAGATAAGGTTGGAGAAGCCATCAAATCAACGGGCATAGAAACGAAAGTCAAACATAAAAAGTTGATAATTCCTGGAAGAGCTGCCAGAATAAGTGGTGAGATCGAGGAGGCAAGTGGATGGGATGTCATTGTAGGATCTTTAGATTCTTCTGGCATTCCAGCTTTTCTTCACGAGAAATGGCAGGAGAAAAAAGTAGCTCAGAAATAG
- a CDS encoding AAA family ATPase, whose product MKIAITGKGGVGKTFITGTLARLLARDGFDVLAIDIDPAMNLSYALGIKAEMASKIIPISENQELIEERVGTGPVYSLTPNVKDIAEKYGVKGPEGVLLLVMGTVRSGGSGCMCNANSLIHALIRHLMLERKDVVIMDTEAGLEHLGRATVKGFEILLCVVEPGKQSLATAKKISDLAKDLGIKKVFAIANKIMKEEDMNFIEENLKTYGIKIMGSVPFDEEILKADNMAIAPIDFASNSNAVKAIKGFKDFIEKEFQ is encoded by the coding sequence ATGAAGATTGCTATTACTGGAAAAGGTGGCGTTGGTAAAACATTTATCACTGGCACATTAGCACGTTTGCTAGCTCGTGATGGATTCGATGTCTTGGCAATAGATATCGATCCAGCCATGAATCTCTCATATGCTCTGGGCATAAAAGCCGAGATGGCATCCAAAATAATCCCCATCAGCGAAAATCAGGAACTCATTGAGGAGAGAGTCGGAACCGGACCAGTGTATAGTCTTACACCCAATGTTAAAGATATTGCAGAGAAATACGGAGTTAAAGGACCGGAGGGTGTTCTACTTCTTGTAATGGGAACTGTACGTTCAGGTGGATCCGGATGTATGTGTAATGCAAATTCGCTAATTCATGCATTAATACGACATTTGATGTTGGAACGAAAAGATGTAGTTATCATGGATACAGAAGCAGGTTTAGAACACTTAGGTCGAGCTACAGTTAAGGGATTTGAGATTTTATTGTGTGTTGTTGAGCCTGGAAAACAATCATTAGCAACTGCCAAAAAGATCAGTGATTTAGCAAAAGACCTAGGTATTAAGAAAGTATTTGCTATAGCAAATAAAATTATGAAAGAGGAGGATATGAACTTCATAGAGGAGAATCTCAAAACATATGGTATTAAAATAATGGGCTCTGTACCTTTTGATGAAGAAATTCTTAAAGCAGATAATATGGCTATAGCTCCAATAGATTTTGCATCGAATTCGAATGCTGTAAAGGCAATAAAGGGATTCAAAGATTTCATTGAAAAAGAGTTTCAATAA